From the Priestia aryabhattai genome, one window contains:
- a CDS encoding ATP-binding protein — protein sequence MRFLYVNRRPSLLAQITLLITVVILVSTVLVCILFSAMVDEIVEKYVGKQAMTVAKLASEDKIIVKAFKHKNPSEHIQPVAEKIRKTTGADYVTIANDKGIRYSHPNIGYIGKHTKTSNEASLKEHQSIIYKGKGISGFAIKAKTPIWDNQGNVIGVSSVGFLVSNIEKQINDYRIKIIKLSCIPFLIGAFGAFFIARRVKRLIFGLEPEEISFLFKEKEATLESIRDATVTVNVEKYVTSMNRRARELFDNLHLALGGEIKNARLGQLIDQAIEEQCVYSNQSLLLDGQQYILDLSPIVRKKEVQGIVLTIRTLSQIEELTEEISKIKMFSDNLRAQNHEFLNKLNVIYGLLRLKKYEHVMQMISSEVKERQDILSFLMSSVKDPLIAACLLGKVNRSKELDVTLEIDQDSNLTSTLDIEDAKNVVSILGNLIDNALEAVREHKGHVLVSFTDVGNDLIFEVEDDGQGISKEVENMIFIDGYTTKKGENHGIGLNIVKRSVELLKGELYISKSMLQGARFTLVIPKLLNNEKEESI from the coding sequence ATGCGTTTTCTCTATGTGAATAGAAGACCTAGCTTACTTGCCCAAATTACATTACTCATCACGGTAGTTATTCTTGTTAGTACCGTCCTTGTATGCATTTTATTTTCTGCAATGGTAGATGAAATTGTCGAAAAATATGTAGGTAAGCAAGCTATGACTGTAGCAAAATTAGCTTCTGAAGATAAAATTATTGTAAAAGCTTTTAAGCATAAAAATCCTTCTGAGCACATCCAACCTGTTGCTGAAAAAATAAGAAAAACCACTGGGGCAGATTACGTCACCATCGCTAATGATAAAGGAATACGCTATTCTCATCCCAATATTGGTTACATTGGAAAACATACCAAAACAAGCAATGAAGCTTCTTTAAAAGAGCATCAATCCATTATTTATAAAGGAAAAGGAATTTCAGGATTTGCAATTAAAGCCAAAACCCCCATATGGGATAACCAAGGAAACGTAATAGGCGTTTCTTCGGTAGGGTTTCTTGTAAGCAATATAGAAAAACAGATTAATGATTATAGAATAAAAATTATTAAATTGTCCTGTATTCCTTTTCTTATTGGAGCATTTGGAGCTTTCTTCATTGCAAGGCGGGTAAAAAGACTAATATTTGGACTGGAACCGGAGGAAATTTCCTTTCTTTTTAAAGAAAAAGAGGCTACCCTTGAATCCATTCGAGATGCTACTGTTACTGTAAATGTAGAAAAATATGTAACGTCGATGAATAGAAGGGCTAGAGAGCTCTTTGATAACCTTCATTTAGCACTAGGAGGAGAGATAAAGAACGCCCGTTTAGGACAGCTAATTGATCAAGCAATAGAAGAACAATGCGTGTATTCTAACCAATCCCTTCTACTAGATGGTCAGCAGTATATTTTAGATTTATCTCCTATTGTAAGAAAAAAAGAAGTGCAAGGTATCGTCCTTACCATAAGAACTTTATCACAAATTGAAGAATTGACTGAAGAGATTTCTAAAATTAAAATGTTCTCTGATAATTTACGCGCTCAAAATCACGAATTTTTAAATAAGCTGAACGTGATTTATGGATTGTTAAGGTTAAAGAAATACGAGCATGTCATGCAAATGATTTCATCAGAGGTAAAGGAACGCCAAGATATTCTTTCTTTTTTAATGTCTTCTGTAAAGGATCCTTTGATTGCGGCATGCTTACTTGGAAAGGTCAATCGTTCGAAAGAATTAGACGTCACTTTAGAAATTGATCAAGATAGTAACTTAACAAGTACTTTAGATATCGAAGATGCAAAAAACGTTGTTTCCATCTTGGGGAATTTAATTGATAATGCGCTCGAGGCTGTGCGAGAACATAAAGGGCACGTATTGGTATCTTTTACAGATGTAGGAAATGACCTGATTTTTGAAGTTGAAGACGATGGGCAAGGGATATCAAAAGAAGTAGAAAATATGATTTTTATAGATGGTTACACAACGAAAAAAGGTGAAAATCACGGGATTGGATTGAACATTGTTAAAAGATCTGTAGAGTTGCTTAAAGGCGAACTGTACATAAGCAAAAGTATGTTACAAGGGGCAAGATTCACATTAGTTATCCCAAAGCTATTAAATAACGAAAAGGAAGAATCGATATGA